The nucleotide sequence GATGACTTCGTCGATCACTTCGGTCGCACCGCTGATGTCGTTGGTCAGACTCTTCGCTTGGCCGCTAGCCAGTTCGTACAGTCGACCGCTGGCACCACCGAGCTGACCGGTGCTGACGCTGCCGATGCCCAAGCTGGCTCGTTGCGTGCTGGTGACTTCCGGTCCCAATTGGAACGTCGCACCGCCACCGGTGATGTCAAAGCTGATGTCGCTGCTGACGCCTTCTTCGACCGTCATGGTCAAGTCCAACGTGCTGGTGTTGATCGACAAAGTGTTGCCGGATGCGTTGGCCGCGATTCCGTTGACCGTTGCCGACAGGTCGGTACCGGTGGCACGTTCGGCGGACAGGCCGCTCTTGAACGTTCCGCCTTCGCCTTCGCTGATGACTTCGACATCGATCAGCGAATCCGAACCGTACGAGGTGCTGGTCAGCTTCAACGAACCGCCGTCGTCTTCGGCTTGAATGCCGGTCGCGTCGGCAACCAAGTTGATCGACTGGATCACGTCGTCCAGCGAAGCTCCCTTGTCGAACTGGAAGACCTCGGCACCCAGCGAACCGGTCAACTGAACCACCAAGTCGGCGTTCAGTCCACCGCCGAACACACCGCCGGACAGGTCGGTCGTGGTCGCCGCGGTGTCATTGTCGATGTCATAGCTGCCGTCACCATCGGTCGCGGTGACTTCGGCACTGAAGCCTTCCAAATCATCGATGGCGGCGGAAATCGTTCCGACATTGACCGCACCGTTGCTGCTGACCGCGACGACGATGTTGCCGTCGTCATCCAGCGATGCCTGAGCTTCACCGGCGGCCAGCGAGTTGTCCGCGTTCAGTGTGATCGTCACGCCGTCGCTATCGGCACTGGCTTCATCCGCCGTGACCGTGATCACGTCGTCGGCCGTCGCGTCGGTACCACCGGTCAGGCTGGGGTCGTTCGCACCCAGATCCGCCGTAGCGAACAGAGCCGTGCCGTTTTGCACGTTCTTGGTGATGAACGTGCCTTCGTTGTCGATCGCGGCGGCAATGTCGGCCGTCGTCGCACCGTCGGCCACCGTGATGTTGATCACGTCGTTATCGGCGTCGTAAACCGCTTCGGTCGTGTCACCGCTGGTCAGGTTCAACGTCACACCGTTGCCCGCGGTGCCGTCGGCGTCACCGCCGTTGACCGCTTCGATGTCGAATGACGATGCCAACGTCGGGTCGGTGCCGCTGGCCAGTTGAGCCGTCAGCGGGCTGCCGATCGCCGTGTTGTCGGCAGCGTCGTAGGCGTAGTCGCCGTTGACCGTGTTCGATGCGATGAAATCGTCACCGACGTCATTGTTGATCGCCGCGGCGATGTCGGCGATCGTGTCACCGTCGGCAACGGTGATCGTCAGCAAGTCGTTGTCGGCGTCGTAGGCCGCACCGGTCGTCGCACCACTGGTCAACACGATCTCCGTGTCGTTCCCCTTGGCACCGTCGGCCGCACCACCGTTGACGGCCGTCAGGTCAAAGCCCGTCGTGCCGCTGGTCGTGTTCGAACCGCCGGTCAATTGGCCGGTGTACGTGCCCGCATCGCCCGCGGCGATCGTACCCGAGGTGCCGCCGTTGGCTGCGACGGTGAAGTTCGGGTCGCCGGTCAGGTCCGTCACGATTGCCGCGGCATCATCGCCTTCGACCAAGGTCAACGTCAGCGTGTCGCTGTCGGCATCATAGCTGGCCGACGAATCACCGCCGACTTGCGTGACGACTTCGATGATCGTGCTGTCACCCTTCAAACCATCGGCCAGGCCGCCGTCGACCGCATCGATGTCCAACGTCACGCCGCTGCCCAGCGTCAATGTACCGCCGGCTTCGGCGTTGGGCGTGAACGCATCGTCGAAGTTGATCGTTCCGGTCGCTTCGGCGCCAACGGTGTAGGAATTGCTGAAGGACGCGGTGCCGGTTGCTTCGGCATCGGCCGACGGTGCACCGAAGCTGATCGTTCCGGTGGAGTTGGCCGCCGTGGTCGTCGCGGGAATCCCGGTCGACGTAACCGCGGCCTTGGTCGCAGCGGATTGAACTTCAACGTTCACGCTGATCTTGCCAAGGTTGCCCAAGTTGGCTTGGTCAATTTCCAGGTCTTTCACGTTGGAAAAGCCTGTGCCGGCCTTGGTGTTGAAATCCAGGCTTCCGTCCAGCAACTTGCGGCCTTGGAAAGTGGTCGTTTGGGCGATCCGATTGATCGCTTCCAGCGAACTGTCGATTTGCAGTTGGTTCGCCTCGATTTCCTCGGACGACAGGGCACCACTGTTGGCTGCTTCGACGACTAGGCCGCGGACGTCGTTCAGCAGGCTGCTGACTTGGCCCAAGGCACTGTCAGCGGTGCTGATGATTTGGCTGGCTCGTTGCGTGTTGCTGATCGCCTTGTTCAAACCAGTGATTTCAGCCCGCAAGGCTTCGCTGGCGATCAAACCGGCCGGATCGTCCGCACCCGTGTTGATACGCAAACCGGTCGACAAACGCGTCAGGCGTGTTTGCAGGTCGGCGTTGCTGGATTGAAGTCGGTTTTGGGCGACAAGAGACGAAACGTTGGTGTTGATCCGTGTCATGGTGATTTCCCCTATGCTGCGGCATCGCTGCCGGCGGAATGTGCGTTCCGCCGCTCAAACAAGTTCAACCGGGCAGCGGTGCGTTCGAATTTGGGCAGGCACCGAACACCGATACACCTGCCGGAGGGCAGCAACACTTTTCTGCCTTCCGCTGCAAACGTTGGTCACGGCGAAAAATTGGCAAACTTTTAGGCCTACAAAAGCTGGCCAAACTTGAACGAATCGGGCCGGAAT is from Crateriforma conspicua and encodes:
- a CDS encoding flagellin, which codes for MTRINTNVSSLVAQNRLQSSNADLQTRLTRLSTGLRINTGADDPAGLIASEALRAEITGLNKAISNTQRASQIISTADSALGQVSSLLNDVRGLVVEAANSGALSSEEIEANQLQIDSSLEAINRIAQTTTFQGRKLLDGSLDFNTKAGTGFSNVKDLEIDQANLGNLGKISVNVEVQSAATKAAVTSTGIPATTTAANSTGTISFGAPSADAEATGTASFSNSYTVGAEATGTINFDDAFTPNAEAGGTLTLGSGVTLDIDAVDGGLADGLKGDSTIIEVVTQVGGDSSASYDADSDTLTLTLVEGDDAAAIVTDLTGDPNFTVAANGGTSGTIAAGDAGTYTGQLTGGSNTTSGTTGFDLTAVNGGAADGAKGNDTEIVLTSGATTGAAYDADNDLLTITVADGDTIADIAAAINNDVGDDFIASNTVNGDYAYDAADNTAIGSPLTAQLASGTDPTLASSFDIEAVNGGDADGTAGNGVTLNLTSGDTTEAVYDADNDVINITVADGATTADIAAAIDNEGTFITKNVQNGTALFATADLGANDPSLTGGTDATADDVITVTADEASADSDGVTITLNADNSLAAGEAQASLDDDGNIVVAVSSNGAVNVGTISAAIDDLEGFSAEVTATDGDGSYDIDNDTAATTTDLSGGVFGGGLNADLVVQLTGSLGAEVFQFDKGASLDDVIQSINLVADATGIQAEDDGGSLKLTSTSYGSDSLIDVEVISEGEGGTFKSGLSAERATGTDLSATVNGIAANASGNTLSINTSTLDLTMTVEEGVSSDISFDITGGGATFQLGPEVTSTQRASLGIGSVSTGQLGGASGRLYELASGQAKSLTNDISGATEVIDEVINKVTGLRGRLGAFQATTLDSNMVSLNETKANLQEAESSIRDADFAEESAQLTRAQILVQSGTNVLAMANQNPQNVLSLLR